Proteins co-encoded in one Fundidesulfovibrio magnetotacticus genomic window:
- a CDS encoding (Fe-S)-binding protein: MADLNHMLKLLNELDDQIVGCMRCGMCQSVCPVFAETGREADVARGKIALLEFLSHEMIKDAEAVKERLDKCLLCGSCAAACPSGVKALDIFIKARAIITAYLGLSPVKKAIFRGMITKPALFNNLLALGSKFQGFFTTPVNDIIGSSCSKLLSPLLGDRHLLSLADKPLRGNGTIDTAPGLSGLRVAFFYGCVVDKMFTSVGEAVLKVLRHHGVGIYMPVDQVCCGVPSLASGDLKSYEDLVRMNLKVFGKGDFDYILTPCGTCTSAFHHIWPLMNSGFSQSERETIAMLADKAMDINAFIADKLGVSKAEPAAGAKTVTIHDPCHLKKSLGVSGQVRTVLGANPNLKQVEMAGSDVCCGCGGSFNLQHYSVSTKIGKKKRDSIVATGADVVAAGCPACMMQIADMMSQAGDRIAVKHPVELYAQTLG, from the coding sequence ATGGCCGACCTCAACCACATGCTCAAACTGTTGAACGAGCTCGACGACCAGATCGTCGGGTGCATGCGCTGCGGCATGTGCCAAAGCGTGTGCCCGGTGTTCGCCGAAACCGGCCGCGAGGCCGACGTGGCGCGCGGCAAGATCGCCCTGCTGGAGTTCCTGAGCCACGAGATGATCAAGGACGCCGAGGCCGTGAAAGAGCGCCTGGACAAGTGCCTGCTCTGCGGCTCCTGCGCGGCGGCCTGCCCCTCCGGCGTGAAGGCCCTGGACATCTTCATCAAGGCCCGGGCCATTATCACGGCCTACCTGGGGCTCTCCCCCGTCAAGAAGGCCATCTTCCGGGGTATGATCACCAAGCCCGCCCTGTTCAACAATCTCCTGGCCCTGGGCTCCAAGTTCCAGGGCTTCTTCACGACCCCGGTGAACGACATCATCGGATCGTCATGTTCCAAGCTTCTGTCGCCGCTTCTGGGAGACCGTCACCTGCTCTCCCTGGCGGACAAGCCCCTGCGCGGCAACGGCACGATCGACACCGCGCCCGGACTGAGCGGCTTGAGGGTGGCCTTCTTCTACGGCTGCGTGGTGGACAAGATGTTCACCAGCGTGGGCGAGGCCGTGCTCAAGGTGCTCAGGCACCACGGCGTGGGCATCTACATGCCCGTCGATCAGGTCTGTTGCGGCGTGCCCTCCCTGGCCTCAGGCGACCTCAAGAGCTACGAGGACCTGGTCCGCATGAACCTCAAGGTGTTCGGCAAGGGTGATTTCGACTACATCCTCACCCCCTGCGGCACCTGCACTTCGGCCTTCCATCACATCTGGCCGTTGATGAACTCGGGGTTCTCGCAGTCCGAACGGGAGACCATCGCCATGCTCGCCGACAAAGCCATGGACATCAACGCCTTCATCGCGGACAAGCTGGGCGTTTCCAAGGCGGAACCGGCGGCGGGGGCCAAAACGGTCACGATCCACGATCCCTGCCATCTCAAGAAGAGCCTTGGTGTGAGCGGGCAGGTGAGGACCGTGCTCGGCGCCAACCCCAACCTGAAACAGGTGGAAATGGCCGGTTCGGACGTCTGCTGCGGCTGCGGCGGTTCGTTCAACCTGCAGCATTACTCCGTCTCCACCAAGATCGGGAAGAAGAAGCGCGACAGCATTGTGGCTACCGGGGCCGACGTGGTGGCCGCGGGATGCCCGGCCTGCATGATGCAGATCGCAGACATGATGTCCCAGGCCGGAGACCGCATCGCGGTCAAGCACCCCGTGGAACTCTACGCTCAGACCCTGGGCTAG
- a CDS encoding FAD-binding oxidoreductase, producing the protein MVSQSLKQAFVGIVGAENVMDAEADKHSYSYDAAVLDPVLPALVVRPSEMDQVGRIVKLCNDNGLPLTVRGAGSNLSGGTIPSKGGIVLLSNALNKILEVNEEDMYAVVQTGAITAKFAAAVAAKGLFYPPDPGSQAVSTLGGNVAENAGGLRGLKYGVTKDYVMGVNFFDVEGNYCKSGSKTVKCVTGLNIPQLMVGSEGTLAVMSEFILKLVPPPQAAKSMMAIFPDIMTASRTVSAIIAAKVVPCTLEFMDNFTIGAVEGFAKVGLPTDAGSLLLIEVDGHPAQVAEEAEKVEAICKANGCTRIQVAKDAVERNKVWEARRAALSSLARLRPTTVLEDATVPRSKIPAMMQALDKIAKEYKLTIGTFGHAGDGNLHPTILCDRRDKEEFHRVEKGVDAIFEAALGLDGTLSGEHGIGLAKSRWMEKETNRASVLFSKRIKAAVDPKNVLNPGKILGE; encoded by the coding sequence ATGGTCAGCCAGTCCCTCAAACAAGCTTTTGTCGGCATAGTCGGCGCTGAAAACGTCATGGACGCCGAGGCGGACAAGCACTCCTACTCCTACGATGCCGCCGTGCTCGATCCGGTGCTCCCCGCCCTGGTGGTGCGCCCCTCCGAAATGGACCAGGTGGGCAGGATCGTGAAACTGTGCAACGACAACGGCCTGCCTCTCACCGTGCGCGGCGCGGGCTCCAACCTCTCCGGCGGCACCATCCCCTCCAAGGGCGGCATCGTGCTCCTGAGCAACGCCCTGAACAAGATCCTCGAAGTCAACGAGGAAGACATGTACGCCGTGGTCCAGACCGGCGCCATCACCGCCAAGTTCGCCGCCGCCGTGGCCGCCAAGGGCCTGTTCTACCCCCCCGACCCGGGCTCCCAGGCCGTCTCCACCCTGGGCGGCAACGTGGCCGAGAACGCCGGAGGCCTGCGCGGCCTGAAATACGGCGTCACCAAAGACTACGTGATGGGCGTCAACTTCTTCGACGTGGAAGGCAACTACTGCAAGTCCGGCTCCAAGACCGTGAAGTGCGTCACCGGCCTGAACATCCCGCAGCTCATGGTGGGCTCCGAGGGCACCCTGGCCGTGATGAGCGAGTTCATCCTGAAGCTCGTTCCCCCGCCGCAGGCCGCCAAGTCCATGATGGCCATCTTCCCCGACATCATGACCGCCTCGCGCACCGTTTCGGCCATCATCGCCGCCAAGGTGGTTCCCTGCACGCTGGAGTTCATGGACAACTTCACCATCGGCGCTGTTGAAGGCTTCGCCAAGGTGGGCCTGCCCACGGACGCCGGGTCGCTCCTGCTCATCGAAGTGGACGGACACCCCGCCCAGGTGGCCGAGGAGGCCGAAAAGGTCGAGGCCATCTGCAAGGCCAACGGCTGCACCCGCATCCAGGTGGCCAAGGACGCCGTGGAGCGCAACAAGGTGTGGGAAGCCCGCCGCGCGGCCCTCTCCTCGCTCGCCCGCCTGCGCCCCACCACGGTGCTGGAAGACGCCACCGTGCCCCGCTCCAAGATCCCGGCCATGATGCAGGCCCTGGACAAGATCGCCAAGGAATACAAGCTGACCATCGGCACCTTCGGCCACGCGGGCGACGGCAACCTGCACCCCACCATCCTCTGCGACCGCCGCGACAAGGAAGAGTTCCACCGCGTGGAAAAGGGCGTGGACGCCATCTTCGAGGCCGCCCTGGGCCTGGACGGCACCCTCTCCGGAGAGCACGGCATCGGCCTGGCCAAGTCGCGCTGGATGGAAAAGGAAACCAACCGCGCCAGCGTGCTCTTCTCCAAGCGCATCAAGGCCGCCGTGGACCCCAAGAACGTCCTCAATCCGGGCAAGATTCTGGGGGAGTAG